The following coding sequences lie in one Pseudomonas sp. B33.4 genomic window:
- a CDS encoding GntR family transcriptional regulator, which yields MDQLDPPVINGDDSETLSENVFRRIQAAIVKGEIAPGSKISEPELARTYGISRGPLREAIHRLEGQRLLVRVPHVGARVVSLSHAELLELYEIRESLEGMACRLAAERMSVEEIDELRRVLETHERDAAFQAGVGYYQQEGDFDFHYRIIQGSGNRTLTQMLCGELYQLVRMYRIQFSTTPNRPRQAFAEHHRILDAIADRDGELAELLMRRHIGASKRNIARHYQDGAHNKTATERGES from the coding sequence CTGGATCAACTCGATCCCCCGGTCATCAACGGCGACGATTCCGAGACACTCTCGGAAAACGTCTTCCGGCGCATACAGGCGGCTATCGTCAAAGGCGAGATCGCCCCGGGCAGCAAAATCTCCGAGCCGGAGCTGGCGCGCACCTACGGCATCAGCCGTGGGCCATTGCGTGAGGCGATTCATCGCCTGGAAGGCCAGCGCTTGCTGGTGCGCGTGCCGCACGTCGGCGCGCGGGTGGTCTCGCTCAGCCATGCCGAATTGCTCGAGCTCTACGAAATCCGCGAATCCCTCGAAGGCATGGCCTGCCGTCTTGCAGCCGAACGCATGAGCGTCGAAGAAATCGACGAACTGCGCCGGGTGCTGGAAACCCACGAGCGCGACGCCGCGTTTCAGGCCGGCGTCGGCTACTACCAGCAGGAAGGCGATTTCGACTTCCACTACCGGATCATCCAGGGCAGCGGCAACCGCACGCTGACGCAGATGCTCTGCGGCGAGCTCTATCAACTGGTGCGCATGTACCGCATCCAGTTCTCGACCACGCCGAACCGTCCGCGTCAGGCGTTTGCCGAACACCACCGGATTCTCGATGCCATCGCCGACCGTGACGGCGAGCTCGCGGAATTGTTGATGCGCCGTCACATCGGCGCCTCGAAACGCAACATCGCCCGTCATTACCAGGACGGCGCCCACAATAAGACAGCCACTGAACGAGGTGAGTCATGA
- a CDS encoding inactive transglutaminase family protein: MRSLTFHLKILITILVLLGVSVTAYQIFVLGIPVTEDATDDLWNIDAKVEFVASTKDPVKIQMFVPPLSRDYVSLNESFISNNYGVAVNRVDGNRKVTWSARRAKGNQTLYYRLVLTKRYTAEKSKVKGPTFRDSMAIEGPEKIAAEALLAPIRQHSADVETFIGEAIKRVNNLNDDNVKLLLAGDPSTAHKAKIVELLLSIAHVPVEKVHTIRLVADQPQTPELWLRSFNGNDWLYFNPETGEQGLPTDRLLWWTGDENLITVDGGKKANVTFSLNNSEMNAIRLAKLTDENTDANFLEYSLYGLPLQTQQTFMIMVMIPIGVLVILILRNLIGLQTLGTFTPVLIALAFRETQLGFGILLFTVITALGLSLRSYLEHLKLQMLPRLSVVLTFVVVLIAAISLFSHKLGLERGLSVALFPMVILTMTIERLSITWEERGANHALKVAIGTLFAASLAHLIMTVPELVYFVFTFPAILLILVGFMLAMGRYRGYRLTELVRFKAFLKKADA, from the coding sequence ATGCGTTCTCTAACCTTCCACCTGAAAATCCTGATCACCATTCTGGTGCTCCTGGGCGTTTCGGTTACGGCCTATCAGATTTTCGTGCTCGGCATCCCGGTGACCGAAGATGCAACCGACGACTTGTGGAACATCGACGCCAAGGTCGAGTTCGTCGCCAGCACCAAGGATCCGGTGAAGATCCAGATGTTCGTGCCACCGTTGAGCCGCGATTACGTCAGCCTCAACGAAAGCTTTATCTCCAACAACTACGGCGTCGCCGTGAACCGCGTCGACGGCAACCGCAAAGTCACCTGGTCAGCGCGCCGGGCGAAGGGCAATCAGACTCTTTATTACCGCCTGGTGCTGACCAAGCGTTACACCGCTGAAAAATCCAAAGTCAAAGGCCCGACCTTCCGCGACAGCATGGCCATCGAAGGCCCTGAGAAAATCGCCGCCGAAGCCCTGCTTGCACCGATCCGCCAGCACTCGGCCGACGTCGAAACCTTTATTGGCGAGGCGATCAAACGCGTCAACAACCTCAACGATGACAACGTGAAACTGCTGCTGGCCGGCGATCCATCGACCGCGCACAAAGCCAAAATCGTCGAACTGCTGCTGTCCATCGCCCACGTCCCGGTGGAAAAAGTCCACACCATCCGCCTCGTCGCCGATCAGCCGCAAACGCCTGAACTGTGGCTGCGCAGCTTCAACGGCAACGACTGGCTGTACTTCAACCCGGAAACCGGCGAGCAAGGTCTGCCAACCGATCGCCTGCTGTGGTGGACTGGCGATGAAAACCTGATCACCGTCGACGGCGGCAAGAAAGCCAATGTGACCTTCAGCCTCAACAACAGCGAGATGAACGCCATTCGTCTGGCCAAGCTGACCGACGAAAACACCGACGCCAACTTCCTCGAATACTCGCTGTACGGCTTGCCGCTACAGACCCAGCAGACCTTCATGATCATGGTGATGATCCCGATCGGCGTGCTGGTGATCCTGATCCTGCGCAACCTGATCGGCCTGCAGACCCTCGGCACGTTTACCCCGGTACTGATCGCCCTCGCCTTCCGCGAAACGCAGCTGGGCTTCGGCATTCTGCTGTTTACCGTGATCACGGCGCTGGGCCTGTCATTACGTTCGTATCTGGAACACCTGAAGCTGCAAATGCTGCCGCGACTCTCGGTGGTGTTGACCTTTGTCGTGGTGCTGATCGCGGCGATCAGTCTGTTCAGCCATAAACTCGGTCTGGAGCGTGGCTTGTCTGTAGCGCTGTTCCCGATGGTGATTCTGACCATGACTATCGAACGCCTGTCGATCACCTGGGAAGAACGCGGCGCCAACCATGCGCTGAAAGTCGCGATCGGCACGCTGTTCGCCGCGTCCCTGGCGCACCTGATCATGACCGTGCCGGAGCTGGTTTACTTCGTGTTCACCTTCCCGGCGATCCTGCTGATTCTGGTCGGTTTCATGCTGGCGATGGGTCGCTATCGCGGCTATCGCCTGACCGAACTGGTGCGCTTCAAGGCTTTCCTGAAGAAGGCTGACGCCTGA
- a CDS encoding ATP-dependent zinc protease produces MRLKPFPTFFALFCLPGLAAAGEKTVYGLNEYASLDGINLEVAAKLDTGAKTASLSARDIKRFKRNGESWVRFYLAIDAAHSHPIERPLARVSKIKRRAGDYDPEEGKKYTARPVIELDICMGSAMRSIEVNLTDRSAFQYPLLIGSEALKRFDALVDPSLKYAAGKPACTIAAHTAE; encoded by the coding sequence ATGAGACTCAAGCCTTTTCCCACATTCTTTGCCCTGTTTTGCCTGCCCGGCCTCGCCGCAGCGGGGGAAAAAACCGTGTACGGCCTCAACGAATACGCTTCGCTTGACGGCATCAATCTCGAAGTCGCGGCCAAACTCGATACCGGCGCGAAAACCGCCTCGCTGAGTGCCCGCGACATCAAACGCTTTAAACGCAACGGTGAGTCCTGGGTACGTTTCTACCTGGCGATCGACGCCGCGCATTCGCACCCGATCGAACGGCCGCTGGCCCGGGTCAGCAAAATCAAGCGCCGTGCCGGCGACTACGACCCGGAAGAAGGCAAGAAGTACACCGCCCGTCCGGTGATCGAGCTGGATATCTGCATGGGATCGGCAATGCGCAGCATCGAAGTGAACCTGACCGACCGAAGTGCGTTCCAATATCCGCTTTTGATTGGCTCCGAAGCGCTGAAACGCTTCGATGCGCTGGTCGATCCAAGCCTTAAATACGCTGCCGGCAAACCCGCCTGCACCATCGCCGCTCATACCGCCGAGTAA